Genomic window (Deltaproteobacteria bacterium):
CGAAGCGCGGCGCGGACGTCACGGCATCGCGCACCGTCCGCAGGAAGTCCTCCTCGCGTCCCGGCAGGGAGAGGAGGCCGCGCTCTCCGCCCGCCCAATTGCCCGGCGCGGGATCGAACAGCACGAGCTCGAGACCATGCTCCTTCAGCGCCCGCTCGACCCGCGCAGGATCGAGCTCATGGACGAAGAGGATCTCGACACGCCGGAACCCCGCCTCCGCGGCGGCGCGAAAGCGGTCGTACACGTCCAGCTCCGGCCAGAGCATGGTGAGATTGGCGGCGAATCGCGGCATGGCCACTCCCTCATCGCACCGGCCGATCGACCGTGACGCCGGCCGCGTCTTCCCAGAGCCGTACCAGCGCGGCCATGTCCTGATCCGACATGCCGCGCGCCGCCGCCTCGAGGAACCGTTGCTCCGCGACCGCTCCGAGCAACAGCGGCACCTGCGCCGCCTTGGCCTCGTCGTGGATGATCCCGAGATCCTTGAGCAGGAGGCGAATGGACGTCGCCTCGCTGAAGTCGCGCGAGATGAACCGCGGGAGATTGCGCGTCATCATCGTCGATCCGCCGAAGGAAGTGCCGATCACTTCCAGGACGGTCTTCGGATCGGCGCCCATCTTCGCGCCCAGCACGGCTGCTTCCGCGATGGCAGCGGTGTGCACGCCGACGAGCAGCTGGTTGACGAGCTTCACCGCCTGCCCTGCACCGGTCGGCCCGCAGAGGCGGATGTTCTTGCCGAAGGCCTGGAACACCGGCAACGCGGCTTCGAACGCCTCCTTCTCGCCACCGACCATCACCGTCAGCGTCCCCGCCTGCGCGCCCGCCGGACCGCCGGAGACGGGCGCGTCGAGGAACTGCGCGCCTCGCTGGCGCAGTTTCGCCGCGCAGCGCCGGTTCTGCTCCAGGCTGACGGTGGAATGATCCACGAAGATCTGCCCGGGACGGGCCACCGACGCGAGCTCTTCGTACACGGCGTCGACGGAAGCCGGAGTCGGCAGGGCGGTCAGGACGAAATCGGCGTGGGCCGCTGCCTCGGCAGCCGAGTTGGCGGGCGTCGCGCCGAGGGCTGCGAGCTGGTCGGTGGGACCGCGTGAACGATTGAACGCTTGGACCTGATGCCGCGCCTCCAGCAAGCGCGCGGCCATCGGCCGTCCCATCTTTCCCAGACCGATGAAGGCGACCTTTGCCATGGCGGCGCTATACCACGCGGCTCGCGCCGCTGCGTCCGTCGGAGTCGTCCTCGGCTGCGCATGCGCCAGCGGCCACGTCGGGCCCCCGGGCGACGGCGGCGGCTCTGGGGGGCCGGGCGACGCAGGAACGCAGCCCGGCTGGGTTGTCGCCTCTCGCGAAGATTTCCAGCAGACCTCAATCCCGGATGCGGCGTGGGAACGCGATCCCGTCCCGGACGACGGCCCGTTTGCGGATGACGGAGCTTTCTTCCGTGCGCGGGGAGTGGTGCCGCCTGTGGCATATCGAACCTCGGCGCCGCTCGGGGCGGATGGCTGGCTCCGCATCGAGTCGTACACGCGCTCCGCCTCACGCGCCTTCCACGACCTCGCGCAAGTGACGGCGGACCCGGCCGACCCCTCGAACCGCGTCCTGCGAATCACATCGCCAGCACATACCGATGCGACGGTGATCCGCTCCGCGACTCCTTTGCCGGACAGATACCGGATCTCGCTCCGCGTCGGGTTCGCGGATTTCGGCGACGGCAGACCCGGCTCGAACGGCTACGCGGGCGGCGAGCGCGCCGAACCGTGGTGGAACGACGACGCGACCACGCAGAACGGCTTCTACTGGCTCACCATCCTCGACGCGCAGCCGCGACCGCACAACAACACCTGGATCCACCATCACCGGAAGGTCGTCGTCGACTCGGACAACAATTACCCGCCCTGGATGGAGATGTTCGACGGAAGCAGATTCTCGCTGAACGGAGAGCACCCGATCATGATGTTCGCCCTCGACGGCCGGGGCGCGGGGACGGAGATGACCGGCAAGCCGTTCCTCTCGTACTCCGCAGGCGCGTGGCAGCCTTCCGGCGCGATCCGGGGCGTCGACGCATACCTTCCCGGCGAGTGGTATCGCGTGTCGATCGAGCGGTCCGACAACGTGTACACGCTGGAGATCGCCGGACGGTTCCGCTACGGCGGGCAGCGCACGTATCGCGCATCCATCGATGCGCAGGCGAACTGCGTCTGGCATTTCAACCGCACGCCGGCCGAGGATGCTTCAGGATGCCTGGACGAGACCGGCTGGCCTTCTCTCGGCGCCGCGTACCCGCGTTGGCCGGCGGGGCAGACCTGGCCCGACTGGTTCATGTTCGGCGACCCGCACAACAACTATTACCGCGGCCAGGTGCTCTACGACGACGTGCAGCTCGAGGTGTGGCGCTGAAGAGCGGCAGGTGCGTACTATCCCGCGCCTTCGGAGGTCGCCATGTTCATGTCCTCAGCCGATTACCGCGAATCGCTCCGGCGCTACCGGCCGCACGTGTACGTCGACGGCGACGCCGTCGAGTCCGTCGCTGACGAACCGCGGCTCGCGCCCGGCATCAACGCCGTCGGCTTGACGTACGACTTCGCGCTGCGCACGGTGCTCGCGCCGGTGATGACGGCGACGCAGAAGACCTCCGGGCAGCCCGTGAACCGGATGCTGCACGTCCCCACCACCAGCTCCGACCTGCTCAACAAGCTCGAGGCCGTCCGGGTCATCTGCCAGGAGACGGGCTGCGCGATGCGCTATCTCGGCGGCGACGCCTTCAGCGCCATCCTTCAGGCCACGCACCG
Coding sequences:
- a CDS encoding NAD(P)-dependent oxidoreductase, translating into MYDSMRSQPSAPSGAEVRYATGGTTPRARKKAPSSANGPSSGTGSRSHAASGIEVCWKSSREATTQPGCVPASPGPPEPPPSPGGPTWPLAHAQPRTTPTDAAARAAWYSAAMAKVAFIGLGKMGRPMAARLLEARHQVQAFNRSRGPTDQLAALGATPANSAAEAAAHADFVLTALPTPASVDAVYEELASVARPGQIFVDHSTVSLEQNRRCAAKLRQRGAQFLDAPVSGGPAGAQAGTLTVMVGGEKEAFEAALPVFQAFGKNIRLCGPTGAGQAVKLVNQLLVGVHTAAIAEAAVLGAKMGADPKTVLEVIGTSFGGSTMMTRNLPRFISRDFSEATSIRLLLKDLGIIHDEAKAAQVPLLLGAVAEQRFLEAAARGMSDQDMAALVRLWEDAAGVTVDRPVR